GCCGTTATCAACGGCGGGATGAATCATCACCCCATCTGTATTCGCCATGGTCCTCTCCTCCGATGACCGAGCATGGCATAGCGTCGCGCAGACGGGAAGAGTCGGCAAGTCAGCGGAAAGTGGCAGCATCCCGAAGCTGATAATGACGCTGGAAAAACTAAATAACGGTTATCCGGGCGCCGCGTAAACCGCTGACCAATAGTGTGTCTTCCCGTCCGAGCCAATCGCCTGCCCGATTCCGAAATCCCGCAGCTGAGGGATCATGATATTGTCGATATGCCCCCCTGAACCGGCCCAGATCCGCAGAACCTGATCCCGCTCATATGGGCCCGCTGCGATATTCTCGGCCGTCATGCTCGGCCTGTACCCCCGGGCTTTCACACGGTCACCCGGACCGCTGGTCGTATTGCCGCGATGGCTCATGCGCCCCCGCTTGGCCATATCGCAGGCATGTCCGGCCGCCACCTCGGCCAGCACCATGCTGGGACGGAGCGGTGGCAGTCCGCCGCGACCACGGGTCGCGTTAGTGGATTGCACCGCCGCGCCGTTCATCTCCGCCGTGGTTCCAAGGCAAGTCACCTCTCCCCGCAGGCTTTCCCTTGGCGCGGAACCATCCGGGACAACCGTCCCGGCGCATGCGCCAAGTGCCACGCAGCACAGTGCCGCCAACGACGACCTGCCTGACGGGCTCATCCCCCTCCATGAGCAAGGGAAATATACCGCGAGACAAGACCTGTCATCCGTCACAGTGGCCTGTTCACGGCGAGAAAGGCAATCGCGACCCACAGCCAAATTGCGGCTGCGAATACGCCAAGCGTCAACAACAGGAAGCGGGGCAGACCCTGGCGGTCCCACCCTGCCAGCAATGCGGCGATCACCGCGATGGGAAGTAAAAACAGAATAGGCATCTGCGCAGGATACCCCGTGAAGTTGTGAAACGGCAGTAGGTTGATTTCACTATGGCCGGATGTTGCGCAAAGCCCACGCCAGGGTGAGCAGCCTTTTGCTGGAGCCGATGCGAGACGGAGTAGCTATCGGAATTCATGTCCTGCGAAGCCCGGGGTTCCACCCCGGACCCCGGGGATATTTTCATGAATGAGAAATGGCAGATCGAGACCGAACCGCGGCGAGCAGAGCAATGTCCGCATCGGCAAGCGAACCGCCGCGCAACAAGCGCAAAGACCGGGGTATACCTACCCGTCAGGCTAACGGCCGGGTTTCACTCAACGCCTCTGCCGTGCGCGACAGCCCGGGTGCCAATGGCAGCAGATCAGCCTGCAAGGCGTGGTAGATATCCGGCTTGCCCGCGAATTGCGTCGCTGCAGGACGATTGTCTTCACCCAGTTCGGGGAACCAGCCGCCGCGTGAATGATCGATCAGGCAAGAATCGGCAAATTGCCAGAGCCGCCGATACCAGGTTTCATCGCTGTCCCGGCGCTCCAGCTTGCTCAGCGCGGCCAGTGCCCCGATGGCTTCGGTCACCGGCCACCAGTAGCGGGCCGGATTATCGACCTCTCCGCCGAATTTCAGCGTGTAGGCGAAGCCCTGCCTTTCCTCGTTCCAGGCATCCGCCAGGGCACGTTCGACCAGCGCGCGTGCATGCGTGGGCATCTCGGCATCCGGCCGTCCCGCCAGATCCCAGTATTGCAGTAGCAACCGCGCCATCTCGAAGGAATGACCCGGAGTGGTTCCGGCAGGCCGGAACATCGGATTTCCCGCATATCCACGATCGGGTTGCCAGTTCTCGTCGTAATGCTCGGGGATGCGCCAGTTCTCATTCGCTGCCTGTCCGGCGATGAAAAAGTTCAGGATACGACCGGCGCGGGCCAGATACTCCCCCTCTCCCGTTGCCTCATGAGCGGTCAGCAGCGCCTCGACACCATGCATATTGGCGTTCATGCCGCGATAGGTCGAAAAGGGCTGCCAGTCGCGGGTGAACTCGTCGCGGAACAGCCCGTGCTCCTCGTCCCAGTAATGCCGGTTCAGCACTTCGGCGATGTCGGCCAGCAACCGGTCGGCATCCGGGTGGCCCGCCATTTTCGCGCTGGACGCGGCCAGCAGCACGAAGACATGGCCATAGGCCAGCTTGGTGCCATCGGTCACGCCATCGCCATCGACCGCCCATAGATAACCGCCATGCTGCCTGTCACGATGCCCCTGCCACAGATAGGCCATTCCCTGATCGATGATCCTGGCACGGTCCTTTCGCCCAGCCATCTGCGCAAGCGCATAGGAATGCACCAGCCGGGTGGTCACATGCAATTCCCGCACGCCTCCGGCCAGAGGCTTGCCTGCCAGATCCAGCGTATGGAAACCGTCGGTTTCGCGCGGGCTGGCATCGAAGAAATCCAGCGCCCACCGCGCATCCCGCACCAGGTAAGCGCGGTGCTTCTCGTCTTCCAGCCAGCAGCCCGAAGCTGCGATATCACCGGGGCCGTCTGTCATCTCTTCCTCCAGATTCAGCGTTTACGCATGGCGTCCATCAGCGCGGCTCCGAAAGACCCCTGCCCGCCATCGCCTTGCGTTGCAGCTTTGCCGCCCTTGGACCTGCCCTGTCCCGTCTTGACTTTTTGCGCGGGCTTGCCCTTTTGTCCCGGATCACGGCGTTCCGTCGGGGCGCCGCCGTCCTTGCGCATCGTCAGCCCGATCCGCTTGCGGGGGATATCCACCTCGGTCACCCGCACCTTCACCACGTCGCCGACTTTGACGACCTCTCCCGGATCCTTGACGAAACGATCGGCAAGCTGGCTGATATGCACCAGCCCGTCCTGATGCACGCCGATATCGACGAACGCCCCGAAGGCCGCAACATTGGTCACCGTGCCCTCCAGCGACATGCCGGGACGCAGGTCCTTGATATCCTCGATCCCATCCGCGAATGACGCAGTGACAAAGCTGGGACGCGGATCCCGCCCCGGCTTTTCCAACTCGGTCAGAATGTCGCGGATGGTAGGCAGGCCGAAATGCGCATCCACGAAAT
This region of Paracoccus saliphilus genomic DNA includes:
- a CDS encoding CAP domain-containing protein, translated to MSPSGRSSLAALCCVALGACAGTVVPDGSAPRESLRGEVTCLGTTAEMNGAAVQSTNATRGRGGLPPLRPSMVLAEVAAGHACDMAKRGRMSHRGNTTSGPGDRVKARGYRPSMTAENIAAGPYERDQVLRIWAGSGGHIDNIMIPQLRDFGIGQAIGSDGKTHYWSAVYAAPG
- a CDS encoding AGE family epimerase/isomerase — encoded protein: MTDGPGDIAASGCWLEDEKHRAYLVRDARWALDFFDASPRETDGFHTLDLAGKPLAGGVRELHVTTRLVHSYALAQMAGRKDRARIIDQGMAYLWQGHRDRQHGGYLWAVDGDGVTDGTKLAYGHVFVLLAASSAKMAGHPDADRLLADIAEVLNRHYWDEEHGLFRDEFTRDWQPFSTYRGMNANMHGVEALLTAHEATGEGEYLARAGRILNFFIAGQAANENWRIPEHYDENWQPDRGYAGNPMFRPAGTTPGHSFEMARLLLQYWDLAGRPDAEMPTHARALVERALADAWNEERQGFAYTLKFGGEVDNPARYWWPVTEAIGALAALSKLERRDSDETWYRRLWQFADSCLIDHSRGGWFPELGEDNRPAATQFAGKPDIYHALQADLLPLAPGLSRTAEALSETRPLA